The segment ATGTTGCTGATTTTCCCAACGGTGGAGACTGTGACGTCTACTATCATCACAAACATCATTCAGTATAAATAGCTAAGAACAATTTCAACAACATGCATTATGCCTGGTTTTTTTATCCATAGGGGTAAACATTGATTATATTAAAAGCCAGTATATATGTTACAAGATCTGGTCCATTACAAATGGTTAATTAAATACCTTTGAGACTAAATCAACAATAATTGGTCATGGTATCATCTAATTACCTGACTACCACTACTACTAGTTTTAGTGAGGCCAATGTCGTAGGCCATGGTAAGATCACGCTTGAAAAGGCCAAAAGATCGCTCGAAGGAAGGACCTGGCTTGAGGTTCTCGTCAAAGAGAGCGAAAATATAAGTGTCGATGGGTTTGCCGGGTCTTAAGGGAGTCCCAACCATAGACCTTAAATGAGCGATTAGGTTCCCATTGTAAGTCTGCGCGTTCTCAACACTGGGACCAACCACGTTACTATCACCGCTCGTTGGCCAGCCTGTTTCTGCCACCACCACTTCCACGTTCTCAAATCCCATCGATTTCAAAGCTGAGTGCACCGCATCAACCTAATCAAATCCCATGTTAAATGGACCAGTATAACTTGTATAGCAAGAAACAAATGCTTCTTCGATTTTACTACAATAAGATTATTTTATTGCAAGTGGAAAAGTAAATAAAGTTCTTTGCTACAAAATCTATTGCGAATATATATGTCATATAGTATTTGGATTCCCAACGTTCAGCTACCAACTTTCACATGTTTTATAATCATTATATAATTACAATAAAAAATTGTAGATCTCGGTGTAACAATAAATTATAACAAATGAACCTACCATGAGACTGAGACCAAATTACATAAAAAAATGCTTTGCTGCCAATTTGATTAAATAATTAGTAATACTGTATACATGATGTTTCAACTGGATTGTATGATTAGATATAAAATAGTCCACCAAATTCAAAACCAAATACTTAGCTATTTTGCATTTTGAAGACAAGTTTGAGAAAGTGTTTATGCCAAACTCATGTTATAAACCTGTTTTATATCAGGTTAACaataattttaacaattttCTAATGACTCTAATTTGGTTATTACAGACCCTACTCAACCGACCCGTGAGAGCTAACTGTACTTAATAATTTACCTGAGCATCAAACATGTTCATGTACTTGATTCCGGTATTGGAGTCGACACGTCCAGGGTTGGGCTGGAAGAGGCAAAATGACAGCGTTTCAGGCCTCTGGTCACCCAGGTACGCAAAGAACGGGTACGGGTTGATGACAAAAGGCGACCCGGTTTCGCTAAGAAACTGTAAGATGCCTTTTAAACCGGCCTGATAACCGGGAGCAAACGAACCGGCCGATGGCGGGTCAGATTGACCCAGCACCGTCATGGCATGAACCGTAGACACCTTGATTTTCCCGCCGAGTGAAACCGCCTCAAGGGCCTTTTGGACATTTTGCATCGCCGGAAGAAGCTGGCTTACCAGGTTCAGATCATTCGACAACAGAATCTGCATGAGGTGGGAAGAGATtagttttcttgttttctcGAGAACATATGAGAAAGTTTTGTGACTGACCTCGTTGCCGACATTGATGAGGATGATGTCGGAGGCGGGATAGAAAGGGAGGACATTGGTGCCGATCCACTGAGAGGCGACGTTGAGATCGGAGGCGAGGGATGGGAGATCTCCATTGGCTACTCCGATGACGATTCCGACGCCGGTTCCGGCCAAGGACTTGATGATGGTGGGATCTGCGCCGTATAGCCTCACTTTTTGAATGGAGGTGGACTGGAGGAGCTTGGCTGCATCAGACGGTGAGGGGAGGTTGTCGGCGAGTAAGCCGTAGTTTACTCCGATAAACGACTCTGCATCTGCCGGCGAGTTggagaagagaaagaggaagagagagaagaataaGATGGAGAGAGCCATGAGAGCAGATGAAATGTTGAGAAGCAAGTGAGATTTTGAAATGTAAAGACTAATTATGAGGAGGGTTAGGTTTTGAACTGTTAGAAGAAACCACACTTcagttcaaaaaagaaaaaggatagAACAAAATAGTTTTCAATGTGATAACATTGTCtaaactaaacccaaaaataatatttgaatctttttcttaattattccatataaaaataataagttaGTTAATTAGAATAATAGGAAGCCTTTTCGGCCTGAATCCCAAATCCAAAATGCTAAAAGTAAATTCACAAAGTTGAATTCAAAATCACCTATTTATTTGcttcgttttttttgtttaggttgTTTGGCAAGTTGCTTATTTATTACTCCttctgtttcaaaaagatagacgttttagaaaaaaattgtttcacaaagatacatattttatatttttatgaaaaaattgtaaacttcaaaaaaattaatcgattttattgaattactattaattaaaagatattGAAAATTGCAGAAaacgatacatttattataatgatttaaagtgttttttttaatactgtAAAAATGGTAGAAAGTCTATCTTTTTGAAATAGAGGAAGTAttacacaaaaataataaaaaatatctcaatatttaattagttttttgtcggttaaataattagttttttGGGCAACACTCATTTTAATTAGCTAGTTAATTCAGACAAAATGTGAATGAGAGTAATCAGTTTTTCTCTTTTACGGAATCCCAATGCTCACATGTGCTGGTTTACGACAACGCACGTGCTGACGGCTTTGCCTGGAGACTCCCTGTCTTTTATCATAAATTCATAATCATAGTCTTGTTTGAAAACTTTGAAAACTGCGTTAAGCGTAACACCGTTTCCGTTAATGAAAAtatcaatttttgaaaagttttcattttatagataaattttgtagattttggtttgtgatttaaaaactAGGATAATTAGACTATTTTTGGACAGATGAATACTCTTgaagaaattttcatcaatatgttatatttttaaataattttcttaaaaactgctatttttggaaagtttttattttataaataaatattgtagatttgagtttgtgatttaaaaattaagataacaagaatatttgtggataattgagtattcttttagaaattttcatcaccaagttgtatttttaaataattttcttaaaaaatgctatttttggaaagttttaatttttagaaaaataatatagatttgggtttgtgatttagaaattaggataactagactatttgtggatagatgaatgctctttaagaaattttcatcaatatgttgtattttttaataattttcttaaaaactgctatttttggaaagtttttattttaaaaaaaaatattgtagatttgggtttgtgatttaaaaattaggataactagactatttgtggatagatgaatactctttaagaaattttcatcaatatgttgtattttttaataattttcttaaaaactgctatttttggaaagttttcattttaaaaaaaatattgtagatttgggtttgtgatttaaaaattaggataactagactatttgtggatagatgaaactttaagaaattttcatcaatatgttgtatttttaaataattttcttaaaaactgctatttttggaaagtttacatttttttagagaaatattgtagattttagtttgtggtttaaaaattaagataacatgaatatttgtggatagttgagtattcttttagaaattttcatcaacaagttgtattttaaaaaaatttcttaaaaacttctatttttggaaagttctcatttttagagaaatattgtagatttacgTTTgcgatttaaaaattaggataaaaataatatttgtggatagatgagtataatttaataatttttcatcgatgtgttgtatttttaaatatatttttttttaaaactgctatatttggaaagtttttattttatagataaatattgtagatttgggtttgtgatttaaaaattaggataactagaCTATTTGTGTAAATATGAATACTCtttaagaaattttcatcaatatgttgtattttaaaataattctcttaaaaactgttatttttggaaagttttcatttttagagaaataatgtagatttgggtttgtggtttaaaaattaggacaacaagaatatttgtggatagatgagtattctttcggagtttttcatcaatatgttgtatttttaaataattttcttagaaactgctatttttggaaagttttcattttttagagaaatattatagatttgactttgtggtttaaaaattaagataacaagaatatttgtggacaattgagtattcttttagaaattttcatcaacaagttgtattttaaataattttcttaagaacttctatttttggaaagttttcatttttaagagagttattgtagatttgggtttgagCTTGGCTGTGGCTCGGTGGTTCCAGTTCAGTGGAGAGCTTAGTGACGTCGAAGCTTGAAGCGACGACCTCCGCGAGTTGCAGCCATGGCGGAGGAGAGACGTCGGCTCAGGCGTGGTCaaggcgaagaagaagaagtctgaGCTCGAGCACATCGGATAGACGCAGCGGCATGATGAACCCGCTGGGAAAAGACCCATGTCCCTGTCCAATATCGACTTGGTGGAGCGGGATGCGATGGCCGCTGTGGATGCGATTTTGAGATGTTGACCGGTTTATTCCGGTTTGACCCGGTTTAATTCAATTAAACCAGTTCGAGTTTTGCCTCTCTATAAATAGATTTAGACCTAAAAACCTTATTTTTATCTCATTTTCTCTTGAGACTTTGTCTAAACTTATAAAAGCTTAAATCTTTCTATAATCTAAGGAAGTACTTCATCTTATATTTGTGTTTCTCTTGTTCATTAACATGATTAGCCTTGATCCTTACATGAGTTTAAGGTTTCTCATGGAAATTATTGAGTAGACACAttttggattcatgggttaaGGTAGATTAGGGTAATTAAGCTAGATCTAAGGTGTTTTAGTATAGATCCATCTTGTTCTTTGCTAGTAGAGTGCTTTTAATGCAACTTTAGAGTTGACCGCTCTAAAGTTGAGCTCTAGGCATTTCATACCCGGAAgatgtttgatgaaatgcctgaaccaactctccTAAGCTTTTAGCATTTTTTACCAAAGgaatttgttgttaaaggtgttaagatggctagtagacttgaaattaatgattacttagataacattcaaccaaaggaatttgatgcttgagttatcttagtaaatgaacattcatctagggatagagtttgtttaggattgtgtctaggtCTAAGGTAGATAGATTGATTGAAAGTTACCACTTTGGATTGAACCTTGATCACCTTATATCAATTATCCTTACCCATGAATCCATCCTTAGCATTTGATTTGAGTTCTTGCACTCATTTCTTGATTGGATTTGAGATCACCTTGTTTATATTTCTAGGATATTAGCTTGTTACAAATCATCCATCATCTTGTTTGCTTAGATTAAAAAAGCTTGTGTATTCTTGGTGTTATAGATCACTagttccttgtggattcgatcctaaaatgCTACaatgacataccattcgattgtggtattgttggcacattaggttaattggtgtgtGCTTAAACGCGTAatcaaaagttttcatttttttaagaaatatagtagatttgagtttgtggtttaaaaattaaaataacaagaatatttgtggataattgagtattcttttagaaattttcatcaccaagttgtatttttaaataattttcttaaaaactaatatttttttaaaattttcattttacagataaatattgtagatttgggtttgtgatttaaaaattaggataacaagaatatttgtggatagatgagtattatttaagaatttttcatcaatgttttgaatttttagataattttcttaaaaactcctatttttggaaagttttcattttttaaagaaatataatagatttgagtttgtggtttaaaaataaagataacaagaatatttgtggataattgagtattcttttagaaattttcatcaccaagttgtatttttaaataattttcttaaaaactgctatttttagaaagttttcatcttatagataaatattgtagatttgagtttgtgatttagaacttaggataactagactatttgtggatagatgaacactctttaagaatttttcatcaataggttgtatttttaaaaaaacttcttaaaactgctatttttggaaagttttcattttatagataaatattgtagatttgggtttgtgatttaaaattaggataaccagaatatttgtggatagatgagtattatttaagaatttttcatcaatgtgttgtatttttagataattttattaaaaactgctattttaggaaagttttcatttttttaaagaaatatagtagatttgagtttgtggtttaaaaattaagataacaagaatatttgtggataattgagtattcttttagaaaatttcatcaccaagttgtatttttaaataatttcttaaaaactgctatttttagaaagttttcattttatagataaatattctagatttgggtttgtgatttagaacttaggataactagactatttgtggatagatgaaaactctttaaaaaaatttcatcaataggttgtatttttaaataattttcttaaaaactgctgtttttggaaagttttcattttatagataaatattgtagatttgagtttgtgatttagaacttaggataactagactatttgtggatagatgaacactctttaagaatttttcataaatttgttgtatttttaaataattttcttaaaattgctatttttggaaagttttcattttttaaagaaatatagtagatttgagtttgtggtttaaaaattaagataacaagaatatttgtggataattgagtattcttttagaaattttcatcaccaagttgtatttttaaatagttttcttaaaaactgctatttctggaaagttttcattttatagataaatattgtagatttgggtttgtgatttaaaaattaggataacaagaatatttgtggatagatgagtattatttaagaatttttcatcaatgtgttgtatttttagataattttcttaaaaactgctatttttgaaaacttttcatatttttaaagaaatatagtagatttgagtttgtggtttaaaaattaagataacaagaatatttgtggataattgagtattcttttagaaattttcatcaataggttgtatttttaaataattttcttaaaaactgctagttttggaaagttttcattttatagataaatattgtagatttgggtttgtgatttagaacttAGGATAAATAGACTATTTGTggaaagatgaacactctttaagaatttttcatcaataggttgtatttttaaataattttcttaaaaactgctatttttggaaagttttcattttatagataaatattgtagatttgagtttgtgatttagaacttaggataactagactatttgtggatagatgaacactatttaagaatttttcataaatttgttgtatttttaaataattttctaaaaaattgctatttttggaaagttttcattttttaaagaaatataatagatttgagtttgtggtttaaaaattaagttaacaagaatatttgtggataattgagtattcttttagaaattttcatcaccaagttgtatttttaaataattttctaaaaaactgctaattttggaaagttttcattttatagataaatattgtagatttgggtttgtgatttaaaaattaggataacaagaatatttgtggatacaTGAGTATTatataagaatttttcatcaatctgttgtatttttagataattttcttaaaaactgctatttttggaaagttttcatttttttaaagaaatatagtagatttgagtttgtggtttaaaaattaagataacaagaatatttgtggataattgagtattcttttagaaattttcatcaccatagttgtatttttaaatagttttcttaaaaactgctatttttggaaagttttcattttatagataaatattatagatttgggtttgtgatttaaaaattaggataacaagaatatttgtggatagatgagtattatttaagaatttttcatca is part of the Brassica rapa cultivar Chiifu-401-42 chromosome A09, CAAS_Brap_v3.01, whole genome shotgun sequence genome and harbors:
- the LOC103848007 gene encoding glucan endo-1,3-beta-glucosidase 7 isoform X2; the protein is MALSILFFSLFLFLFSNSPADAESFIGVNYGLLADNLPSPSDAAKLLQSTSIQKVRLYGADPTIIKSLAGTGVGIVIGVANGDLPSLASDLNVASQWIGTNVLPFYPASDIILINVGNEILLSNDLNLVSQLLPAMQNVQKALEAVSLGGKIKVSTVHAMTVLGQSDPPSAGSFAPGYQAGLKGILQFLSETGSPFVINPYPFFAYLGDQRPETLSFCLFQPNPGRVDSNTGIKYMNMFDAQVDAVHSALKSMGFENVEVVVAETGWPTSGDSNVVGPSVENAQTYNGNLIAHLRSMVGTPLRPGKPIDTYIFALFDENLKPGPSFERSFGLFKRDLTMAYDIGLTKTSSSGSQTSQSPPLGKSATSVGWCVPKEDATEEQLQASLDWVCGQGIDCGPITPGGVCFEPNNVMSHTAYAMNLYFQKSPENPTDCDFSQTARITSNNPSYSHCVYPRAGWSGDESLGGAMNKYVTSDKAIETNGSECSSSFLSLPLFMIIFFFVLPVSHHMNFL
- the LOC103848007 gene encoding glucan endo-1,3-beta-glucosidase 7 isoform X1, which translates into the protein MALSILFFSLFLFLFSNSPADAESFIGVNYGLLADNLPSPSDAAKLLQSTSIQKVRLYGADPTIIKSLAGTGVGIVIGVANGDLPSLASDLNVASQWIGTNVLPFYPASDIILINVGNEVSHKTFSYVLEKTRKLISSHLMQILLSNDLNLVSQLLPAMQNVQKALEAVSLGGKIKVSTVHAMTVLGQSDPPSAGSFAPGYQAGLKGILQFLSETGSPFVINPYPFFAYLGDQRPETLSFCLFQPNPGRVDSNTGIKYMNMFDAQVDAVHSALKSMGFENVEVVVAETGWPTSGDSNVVGPSVENAQTYNGNLIAHLRSMVGTPLRPGKPIDTYIFALFDENLKPGPSFERSFGLFKRDLTMAYDIGLTKTSSSGSQTSQSPPLGKSATSVGWCVPKEDATEEQLQASLDWVCGQGIDCGPITPGGVCFEPNNVMSHTAYAMNLYFQKSPENPTDCDFSQTARITSNNPSYSHCVYPRAGWSGDESLGGAMNKYVTSDKAIETNGSECSSSFLSLPLFMIIFFFVLPVSHHMNFL